Below is a genomic region from Lusitaniella coriacea LEGE 07157.
GAAGGCGCAGGGGAATAGCAGCAGTCCAGACCACCCGATAAAGACGAAGCGATCGCGCTTGAGCCAGTCATCGAGAACGTCAAACCATCCTCGACCGGCGCTTGCACGTCCGACTGCAATAGTCATATGCGTAAATCTCCGAAAAATATCACTAAATAAGTGCAGAGTTTTAACTTTACTCTCGCTCGGTTCAATCCCCGTTAAAAATTAGAATTAGGGAAGGAACGAGCTGGATTGTGAGGAAAGTTTACTTTTCTTTACGTCTTTATAATAAAAGATACAGTTTGAGTTTGCCACCCCAATTCTTAACAAAAGCTTAAATTTCGCCGCGATCGCGGACTGGAGCAGATGCCCCAATCTTAGGAAAATCGCAGATAATGGAGTCTTGGAATTTTACGAGGGAATGAATGTTTAGCATTGATGTCACGCTTAAGTACAGTCCTATCCCAGTCTCGGTTCAACGCAAAGAAGTTGAAGACGCAGAAGGGGTTTATCAGCAAATTCTCAAAGCAATGGGAGGAGGAAGTTCGGAGTTAATTGAGTTGACCTGTGAAAAACAAACCAGTAAAAAAGTAGCGATCTTCAGCGACCAAATCAGCGCGGTGATCCTGTCCGATAAATCTGGTGCTGCGGCGGCGGGACGAGCGCCCGGTTTCTTGATTGGTTCGGAGTAATATTCTTGAGGTGGGAGGTCGATCGTCAACAACTGTCAACCTCCTATCGCGCTCGTTGATATAACTGATAACTGAAATGACCTCACCTGCCGTTAGCGTGCAAGATTTGTATTTTAGTTGGCATCAGGACAAACCGATTTTAAAATCCTGCTCTTTGACGGTTCCCCAAGGAGAGTTTTGGATGCTCCTGGGAGCCAATGGGAGTGGCAAATCGACCCTTCTTAAATTGTTAGCGGGTTTGTTGGTTCCCCAGTCTGGTGTTATCGAGGTAAAACCACCTGTTGGGTTTGTGTTTCAAAATCCAGATCATCAACTGGTCATGCCAACGGTGGGTGCAGATGTGGCATTCGGTTTGGTTGAAGAAAATCTGTCTGCGATCGCGGTTATTGCGAGAGTTCGAGAAGCATTGGACGCGATGAACTTGCTCGATTTTCAGCGAAGACCGATTTATGCCTTGAGTGGCGGACAAAAACAGCGGATTGCAATTGCTGGCGCGATCGCGCGACGATGTGAAGTTCTAATTTTAGACGAACCCACCGCATTACTCGATCCTGACGCTCAGATTGAATTGGTCGTTCAGGTTCAAAACCTCGTGAAAAGTCGCGGTATCGCGGCACTTTGGGTGACTCATCGCCTGGATGAGTTGGATTATTGCGATGGTGCATTGCTCCTTGAAAACGGTTGTGTGGTCGATCGCGGAGAGCCTTTGCGCTTGAAACAGCGATTGATGCGAGAGGATTAGGCTTGCAGAAATTGAGAAATGTTTAGATTTTGTTAAAAATTGTGTTTACAATGAAAAACAGTTCTCTCTGTAGGCAAACAATGCAACAATCATGTCCTCTTCACAACTTCATGGATTTTTACTGGTTGATGGCTACAATATCATCGGTTCTTGGACGAATTTGAAGCGATCGCGCGATCGCGACGGACTAGAAACGGCTCGCCGGGATTTAATTGAAGCTTTGACCAACTACAGCGTATTAGAAGGGTTTAAGACCGAAATTGTTTTTGACGCTCACTATCAAAAAACCCCCGGTTATCGCGAACCCCAAACCCCCAACCTATCGGTGTACTACACCAACTTTGCCCAAACTGCCGATACTTATATTGAAAAAGTTTGTGCCTCCTTATATCGCCAACTCAATCGACCGATTTCTCGATTTATTGTTGCCACTTCAGATCGAGCGCAACAGCTCACGGTAATGGGATATGGTGCTGAATGGCTTTCGGCACAAGAACTGGCAAAGGCTGTCGAAAGCACAGCTCGTGCGGCACAACGCAAAACGCGACCTCAAAAAAAACCACGGGGTCGTTTTTTATTTGATTCTCTCGATGCCAAGTCTCAACAGCGTTTAGCTGAATTGCGATTGGGAACTCGAAAAAAGACTTGACAATTCTGGAAATATTCGTTAGTCTTATAAAGGTCTGAAAAATCAAGCCCCCATCGTCTAGAGGCCTAGGACACCTCCCTTTCACGGAGGCGACAGGGATTCGAATTCCCTTGGGGGTATTAAAAATAATAAAATAGAAGCTAGTTTTTGTAAGGGTTTTTCCTCAAATTCTAGCTTTTGTCTTTGGTGCTTTTTCCGGGGAAAGTGCGATGGTTTTTTCCCACTGGAGAGTATTGAAGTAGTCTTTTAAATCGGCAGAAACTTCTCCAGAGAGAAGGAAACAGCCGATAAGGTTCGGAATCGTCATCAAAAGCAGCATCATATCGCTGAAATTAAGAACTGCGCCGACATTTGCCACAGAACCGAGAAAGAGGCAACTGAGGAAGAGAATTTTAAAGGCGATCGCGGAATTTGGATTGAACAGGTAAACCCAACACTGTTCGCCGTAATAACTCCAGGAAACAATGGTTGAGAAAGCAAACAGGAAGACAACGCCAGTTAGCACAAAAGGAAACCAAGATACCGCAGAACCAAAAGCAGCAGCCGTCAATTCAATCCCATTAATGCTGGCGGGATCGCTACTGCCATAAACTTGGGTAATGACGATCGCGATCGCGGTTAAATTGCAAATCAGGACGGTATCGATGAAGGGTTCGAGGATTGCGAGAATACCTTGGCGAATAGGTTCTGGGGTTTTGGCTGCTGAGTGCGCGATCGCGGCGGAACCAGAACCCGCACCATTCGAGAAGATACTGCGCCGAATTCCTTGAACCAAAATGCCGACGAAACCACCGCCAACAGCTTGGGGGACAAAAGCTTCTGTAACAATTTTCGCGATCGCGTGGGGTAAATCACCAGCGTGAGTTGCAATAATCCACAAACAGCAGGCAATATAAATCGCCAGCATTGCCGGAATTAGTTTACTCGCCACCGTCCCAATCCGGCTAATTCCGCCAACAATCACCAACGCAACCATCAGCGTCAAAAGCAGTCCGTACAGCCAACTATAATTTTCCAGTGCGGGAATAACCGTTGCAACCGCCGCAAAAGACTGATTCGCTTGGAACATATTTCCACCTCCCAACGCTGCGCCAACGCAAAGTGCCGCAAACATCGCCGCCAAACCGCGTCCCAACTTCGGCAATCCTCGCGCCGCTAAACCTTGAGAGAGATAATACATGGGTCCCCCCGCGATCGCGCCATCGGTTTTGATGAGGCGATACTTCTGTCCTAGGGTACATTCCACAAACTTCGTAGACATTCCCAGGACTCCCGCTAGCGTCATCCAGAAGACTGCACCCGTTCCTCCCAATTCAATCGCGATCGCAACCCCCGCAATATTTCCCAATCCCACCGTTGCAGACAGCGCCGTTGCCATCGCTTGGAAATGAGAAACATCCCCCTCCTCCTCGTGGTTATCGTACTTCCCGCGCAACACATCCAGCGCGTGTTTAAATCCCCAAATGTTGATGAATTTCACGCGCAAAGTTAAAAAAATTCCGCCGCCAAGAACCCAGAGAACAATTAGAGGAATTCCCCCAATCTCAAACAGAACAATCGGTTCAATAACGTTAACTAGATGGGAAAAAACCGTATCGATCGGAGCGAACCAATCATTAGAGATATTCTCGATAGTGCCTGAAATGGCAAAAAAAGACAAAAATCAACCTTTATAAACAAAATATGCAGAAATCCTAGCATATTTGCCCGATAGCGATTCTCTGTCTGGAGAGATATAGCAATAGCCAGGAGTATTAGGACATTGGTGAAGGTGAGATGGGGAAGCTAGGGGAGCTTTTTGAGACGCGGTGACGCGGTGACACAGTGATGACTGAATGATTGATAACTGAAAAAACCTATTCCCTGTTCCCTGTTCCCTATTCCCTCTGATGACTGATAACTGTTATGGAGACTGCTATACACTTTTTCTCGGCTAGGGGAAAGCGCTGGGAACCCACATTAATATTGGTCGCTCTACCATAGTTGTAATATGAAATCGTGAAAACAACGCTACAGATTTCTCACCGTGTCGATCTCATGTAGCAAGCTTGAAACTATTTCATATAAAATCCTTCCCCGTAAAAGCGATGGTTTCCACTACCCCTAAATACCTCCAAATTCCTCCCCTGGAAAACGGCGATCGCCTCACGCGCTATGAATTTGAACGGCGCTATAACGCCATGCCTCATCTGAAAAAAGCCGAACTCATCGAAGGAATCGTACACATGGCATCACCGCTTCGCTTTGAACCCCACGCCGAACCCCATGCCAGAATCATAACGGGCTTAGGTGTTTATCAAGCATTAACCCCAGGCGTTCGACTGGGAGATAACCCAACGGTTCGCCTCGATTTGGATAACGAACCCCAACCGGATGTCGTATTACTCATCGATCCCGCATCAGGGGGACAATCTCAATTGAGTAAAGATGGGTATATCGAAGGTGCGCCAGAGTTGGTAGTAGAAATTGCCGCAAGTAGTGCCGCGATCGATCTCCACGCTAAAAAACGAGCTTATCGGCGCAATGGAATTAAAGAATATATTGTCTGGCAAGTGTTGGACGAGCGATTGAGTTGGTTTTATTTGGAAAAGGGGGAATATCTGGATTTACCTGTGGATGAGGACGGGATTCTACGCAGTCGGGTGTTTCCAGGGTTATGGTTAGCGGTGAGTGAGCTACTTGGGGGAAAGATGCAGCAGGTTTTGGCAGTGTTGCAGCAGGGTTTGAGTTCGGCGGAACACAAAGGTTTTGTACAAGATTTGGCAAAGGTGAGAGATGTACAAAGCGAGTGAGTAAGCTTCTATGCATTTAAATTGTGACTGAGGCTGACAGGGTGACGGGGTGAGATATGTGCCTCTATTACAATCTGCGGGAGAGCCGGAGAATGTTAGAGTGATTTTTTAGGTTTCTTAATCGCGTTAACGTTACCAATCTCTCTCCCTGTCATATCAAATCCTTCAAATTGCCCATGATAAAAATTCGACCTGTCTCCAAATCCTCCTCTCCGTGTCTCCTCGGTCAGCGTTCCCTTGCGCCTTTCGGCGGCGCGGGGTCTGACCGTTCCCCCTTTCCCCGTGTCAATCCTCACTGAGGGCATTCAACCGGATCTTATATTAAAGGCATAAGCCGTTATGCGAACCATTGAAGAAATCAACGACAAAATTCGCCACAAAAAAGCTGTCGTTTGTACCGTTGAAGAACTCAAAGATCGGGTTGCAGAAAGTAGCGTCGCGAAAGTCGCAAAGCAGGTGGATGTTATTGCCACGGGAACCTTTGAGCCAATGGAGTCCACTGGTGCAACTATTAATTTAGGTCATACCGATCCCCCTATTAAAATTCGTCAGTGTTGGTTGGATGGCGTTCCCGCCTATGCGGGTTTAGGCGCAGTGGATTTGTACATCGGAGCGACGGCAATGGCGGATGATGTGGGGACAGGGGAGGTGGATGGTGAACTGCGTCCGAGAAGTGCAATCCAACGGGGTGGGGGTCATGTGATTGAAGATTTAATTGCAGGCAAACCCATTCAACTGCGTGCGCGGGGACAAGTCACCGATTGCTATCCCAGAGCATCTTTTGAAACGACAATCGCGCGAGATACCATCAATCAATTCTATTTGTTTAATCCGCGCAATTTATACCAAAA
It encodes:
- a CDS encoding ABC transporter ATP-binding protein, with amino-acid sequence MTSPAVSVQDLYFSWHQDKPILKSCSLTVPQGEFWMLLGANGSGKSTLLKLLAGLLVPQSGVIEVKPPVGFVFQNPDHQLVMPTVGADVAFGLVEENLSAIAVIARVREALDAMNLLDFQRRPIYALSGGQKQRIAIAGAIARRCEVLILDEPTALLDPDAQIELVVQVQNLVKSRGIAALWVTHRLDELDYCDGALLLENGCVVDRGEPLRLKQRLMRED
- a CDS encoding NYN domain-containing protein; this translates as MSSSQLHGFLLVDGYNIIGSWTNLKRSRDRDGLETARRDLIEALTNYSVLEGFKTEIVFDAHYQKTPGYREPQTPNLSVYYTNFAQTADTYIEKVCASLYRQLNRPISRFIVATSDRAQQLTVMGYGAEWLSAQELAKAVESTARAAQRKTRPQKKPRGRFLFDSLDAKSQQRLAELRLGTRKKT
- a CDS encoding alanine/glycine:cation symporter family protein gives rise to the protein MSFFAISGTIENISNDWFAPIDTVFSHLVNVIEPIVLFEIGGIPLIVLWVLGGGIFLTLRVKFINIWGFKHALDVLRGKYDNHEEEGDVSHFQAMATALSATVGLGNIAGVAIAIELGGTGAVFWMTLAGVLGMSTKFVECTLGQKYRLIKTDGAIAGGPMYYLSQGLAARGLPKLGRGLAAMFAALCVGAALGGGNMFQANQSFAAVATVIPALENYSWLYGLLLTLMVALVIVGGISRIGTVASKLIPAMLAIYIACCLWIIATHAGDLPHAIAKIVTEAFVPQAVGGGFVGILVQGIRRSIFSNGAGSGSAAIAHSAAKTPEPIRQGILAILEPFIDTVLICNLTAIAIVITQVYGSSDPASINGIELTAAAFGSAVSWFPFVLTGVVFLFAFSTIVSWSYYGEQCWVYLFNPNSAIAFKILFLSCLFLGSVANVGAVLNFSDMMLLLMTIPNLIGCFLLSGEVSADLKDYFNTLQWEKTIALSPEKAPKTKARI
- a CDS encoding Uma2 family endonuclease, with protein sequence MVSTTPKYLQIPPLENGDRLTRYEFERRYNAMPHLKKAELIEGIVHMASPLRFEPHAEPHARIITGLGVYQALTPGVRLGDNPTVRLDLDNEPQPDVVLLIDPASGGQSQLSKDGYIEGAPELVVEIAASSAAIDLHAKKRAYRRNGIKEYIVWQVLDERLSWFYLEKGEYLDLPVDEDGILRSRVFPGLWLAVSELLGGKMQQVLAVLQQGLSSAEHKGFVQDLAKVRDVQSE